The proteins below come from a single Hemitrygon akajei chromosome 2, sHemAka1.3, whole genome shotgun sequence genomic window:
- the LOC140721062 gene encoding probable G-protein coupled receptor 139 produces the protein MAAKRTFQKGCMTAVARLANVLTAAILHRGKCGLSKGITRYMMAMAISDLMVLVFHVLFREIYLYYTPNSLLSRSRVCPSYVHLRALTLDYSVWLTVSFSFDRFVSICCPKLKPRYCTEKTAAVVIVSLCALSCFKYIPFQFMYEPRYVMDNVKWGCQPKPAYFTSKWWMSFTWMCSISLCLLPFAIILLLNGLTVRNIVAANRARRRLKGQNVKDSESESRRKSIVLLFTVSASSILLWTTAIVSLICTRVTVNFVAEDLRSPAAIANEVGILLIRISAGANTCIYAMTQRKFRDELKNGINNLTRAIIDPIKFAR, from the exons ATGGCGGCGAAGAGAACTTTCCAAAAAGGATGCATGACTGCAGTCGCGAGACTGG CGAACGTGCTGACGGCTGCGATCCTGCACCGAGGAAAGTGTGGTCTTTCCAAAGGTATTACACGTTACATGATGGCAATGGCGATATCCGACTTGATGGTGCTTGTTTTTCACGTGTTGTTCAGAGAAATCTACCTTTACTATACACCTAACTCCTTACTGTCCCGCAGCAGAGTGTGCCCTTCCTATGTACATCTGCGGGCACTCACCCTGGACTATTCCGTCTGGTTAACCGTGTCCTTTAGCTTTGATCGTTTTGTTAGCATTTGTTGTCCGAAACTGAAACCCAGGTATTGCACTGAGAAGACGGCCGCCGTGGTTATTGTGTCCTTGTGCGCGCTGAGCTGCTTTAAATACATCCCCTTTCAGTTCATGTACGAACCTCGCTATGTCATGGATAACGTGAAGTGGGGATGTCAGCCCAAACCTGCCTACTTCACCTCTAAATGGTGGATGTCATTCACTTGGATGTGCAGTATCTCCCTGTGCTTGCTCCCTTTCGCTATTATTCTTCTTCTGAATGGTTTGACTGTCAGAAACATCGTAGCAGCCAACAGGGCTCGCCGGCGCCTGAAAGGACAGAATGTCAAGGACAGCGAGTCAGAGAGCCGGCGCAAATCTATTGTCCTACTTTTCACCGTGTCCGCTTCTTCCATACTACTCTGGACAACGGCAATTGTAAGTTTAATCTGTACTCGCGTAACAGTTAATTTTGTTGCCGAGGATCTCAGAAGCCCTGCGGCCATCGCCAACGAGGTCGGGATTTTGCTCATACGCATCAGCGCAGGCGCCAACACCTGCATCTACGCCATGACCCAAAGGAAGTTCAGAGACGAGTTAAAGAACGGGATCAATAATCTGACTCGTGCTATCATTGATCCCATCAAGTTTGCGCGGTAA